The Anomalospiza imberbis isolate Cuckoo-Finch-1a 21T00152 chromosome 2, ASM3175350v1, whole genome shotgun sequence nucleotide sequence AGTGCATTTTCCACTGTATTTTAAGGCCTTGACATAGGAGATGAGGGGAATACGGATCTTAGTCAAAGAGGTGGTGGAGTCAGAAATGTATATTTTTGAAGGTCAGTGGAGCAGATGTGTTAATATGAAAAGAAATGGAGGGTGGGAATTGCAGAAAATAACACTTCTTCAGTCAGAGCATTCCCATGCTTGTATTTTTCAACCCTTATTGGATACTTAAGTGACTCTTCAGGCTTCCTTCCATAAAACTGAAGGCTTTAGTCTGACCTCAGCTGTGTGTTGCACATGGAGTGAGTGATACAGGGAGCAGTGAGGTCATAAACAGCAAACACCTGAGAGAAAGCTGACAACAATTTATGGAGCACAAAGTCTCCAAAATGTGTACAAAGCTTGCACCATTTGTTCTACAAGAGGAATGGTATTGCACATGACTTGAAATGGTATTTTTTTACATAGTTTCTGCTATGTACTAATAAGTACTGTGGGGTTCAGGGAGTGCTTGTTTCACCTGATTATTCAGATTAGATAGGCAAACTGTCAAAGGAAACAATACAAGCTCATGGCATTTTTGACTACTGGTACAATTTTGTGCATCCTTCCAAACAGCTTCTGTATCAATTTACTTATTCTCCTGCTGTGCTTTGCTACTGTTTCAGGATGTTAGATCATTAAACCAGATATCAGGCAGTACATACAGTTCCTGGTGCTGAATTACTGGCTGGGAATTGAAATCATCTGgcaaaaaatagtaaaatatcATTAGTATTATCTTGGATTGATTAATAGTATATTGGCTAAAATGTGAGGAAAGATAATACAAGTGTACTGAGCTAAGAAATGTAATTATCACTTCGGTTTTCTTATATCTGGTGACCTTAGGAAAGTCCTTAAAGATCAGATAGGAAGAAAATTACAGTTTTCTACAATGCCTTGTTTGTTTGCTACTTGACATTGCAGTCTGCTTCCTGATTAGCATGTAGTCTATCAGTcaacagagaatgaaaaaagAGGGCTTTACTGGCCAATAATATTTGACAAGTAATGTTGGAATTGTAAAAATTAAGTTAAATATTAAGAATTGACTGTTCACTGTTAATACACCTTTTCAAAAAGGGTGGCTAATAAATCTAAGTCATGATTGAACTCTAAAAAGCCCATCACAATAGGACATTCACAGAGtaatcaaaaatgaaaaaaataatttcatcatgAAATTATTTGtagtaaaatataaattaatctCTACATGTACTTGATTCTTCCTGTATGCCAGCTTTATAAAATACACAACAGGCTGGAACAACAATAAAGTAATGTCTGGAAATCTACTCCTTCAAAATATTACCCAGTCTAGGGTAGAAATGGTCTAAAATACCTGCTCTACTCACCTAGAAGCAATAGTACAGCTGAGGAAGTACCAAGGGCTGAAATACTGTGGTCCATTGAGAAATCAGCTGAGTTGCTCACTATTGTGTAATTGCTGTTATTTAACTGGCATTTTTACAATGTCAGCAAAATAACCATGGGGCACTACCCTaattaaaacataaaatggCAAAATTCCTTCTGGTCTTGCAAATGAAGTTATGAAAAGTTACATTTCTACTCATGTTGAACTTGCTTGGAGCTTTTGGAGCCCATAACCTACTATCATAGCTCTtctccagagctgcagaagTGCTTAATGATCTTCCTCTCCAAGTGTCTGGCAACTGTGAAACTCTCAAAGGAATTAGATGATAAAAATGGTTCTTCTACTTTTTTGTCATCTAAAATATAAAAGATTTGGAGTTGCCTTTAATTCTCCAGTTAGTTATTTTCTAGTAATTGCCTGGCGCTGTAAATTCTTACCCATTCTAATCCTCATTCCTCTACACTTATCATCTCCCATTCTTTTTAGAATGTTGTTAGACATTTTAgacaacaaccaaaaaataaTCTATCTCTTCATGCCTCCACCCTATTTTCCACTGGGATTGCCTTTAGTATAAAAACATAATTTCCTGTTTTTCAAATAACTGATCTATGCTCATGATGAAGAGATTGCTATTGCAGCAGGAAGATCACTGGTGTCCTTTTATGCAGAATGCTTCTGCTTCaacagaggaggagaaagagaagaagctgctcccaggagctAAGAAGCTTCCAGGTCCTGCTGTCAACTTGTCAGAGATTCAGAACATAAAGAGTGAGCTGAAATATGTCCCCAAAGCTGAACAGTAGCTGGAAGAAGCAGGTGAGTAGAAGAGAGCTTGTCTGCATGGCTCTGGGAGGAGCAGGCTGATCCAGAAACCTCTCTAAGTAAAAAGATGGCTTTTAAATTACTTCAATGGACCTGGAGTCACACCCCataattcaaagaaaaaactttaGAGGTCATAATTGGGATTTGCTGTTATTTCAAACATAGATCGTGTTGGAGACTATATCCAATGATATATGGCACCCATCAACCAGCCTGAAGTAGTCTATTCAGCATACTGAGAATTTGGTGTATTTGGAATATCGAAGCCACCTTAAAAAGAACATATTGCTTCATAAGCACAAGTTCCactttttcaaaatattgaaCTTGCATTTTTACAATATAACCACAAATGAATGTTTTACAATGCAAATAAATTTATTGCAGTGATGGacaagtaatatttttaaaaagctcatTTGGAATATTAGTTATTTGgtattaaattatttatgtaaTTCAAAATTTACATACTAATGGTTCCATGTATTTGATCACACAAACATACCCAATGCTATTTGTGTCACTCCAGGACTTGCTGTattccagcacaggaaggacatggagcagTTAGAGCAAACCCAGAGGCGGGTCACAAAGGTGAAGGGAGGGCAGGAGCATCTCTATGAAAGACAGACTGAGAGAGTGAGGttgttctgcctggagaagaaGAGGCTCTGGGCAGATCTCACTGTGGCCTTTCAGTACTCAAAGAGGGCTTTTAGAAAAGATGGGGACAGAATTTCTAGTAGGTCTTCTTGTCACAGGACGACgtgtaatggttttaaacttgAGGACGCTGGATTCAgactagatataaggaagaagttttttacagTGAAGGCGATGAaacactggaccaggttgcccagagaggtgataaatgccccatccctgtaaaCATTGAAGatcaggctggatgaggctctgagcagtcttcctggtctagtggaagctgACTATGCTTATTGCAgaggggttggactagatgacctttaaagacCCCTTCCTTTAAAGCCCAAACCACTCTATgatcattttatttaaaacaaaatattcagcACTTCAGTGCCAACTTCAGAATAATTTATATCTGATTTCAAACAAGACCCATAAACCTTTGTTGTTCTACATTCTGAACCTTATAGAAATTAATGTTAATTTCTGTCCATTAAATTATCCTTtgatttcctttgaaaagcctGAGTAGTAAAGATATGTCAGGCACTTACAATGAAAACTCAGATGTACAGAGAagttttaatacaaaaaaaaaatccaccctggcTACAGTAAGAAAAAGGTAGTTGTGTCACATAATATTCACCTCAATTGCTAGTTGTGCATACTGACTGATAAATCCTTTTTATCCTGAAGAAAGGCAGAGGAGTTGAGCAGGAGAAAATCATCTGGAATTTACTGCACAGAAACATAAATGAAGAccagaggaaaacagaaagcaatGCAAAGGGGTTCTGGGAATGCAGAAGTGCTAAGAACCAGGAATCTTAAAAGAAATGGTGTATAATTTGAGTGCACTACCTCAGTGCACTCTGCATCATTAACTTATTTTTTATGTACACCATAAATACGCCATTTGGAAAGAAAGAGTGTTGagtcttttcttgcttttaccCTGCTGTGTCATAATGTTCCTGATATTTTAAAGACGCAACATTGTCTTTCTCTTCAGGAAACTTGGGGTTGGGGGGGAAATAACATTTTGTAAAATGCAACATTTTAGTCATTTCACTATAGCACTGCCCAGAGAAATATGAATTTTTAATATGAGGCTttaaagaggtttttttcctgtaagaGGTATTGCAATGTAAATTTAGCCCCATAGTTATTCTCAGATGATtgcttttttaaacatttaaaagctttttttagtAATTACCTTACTGAGAATCTGACAGAAACATTTAGGGCATGCTTAGATGTTCACTCTAAAGTTTTCTACAGAAAGCTCAGCAAAGTAAAGGGCTTCTTGAAAGTAGTGAGGTTATTATGAAGTAATTTCTGACTCTGTCCTTTCTTTTGATGTATTGGTTATCAAGTTCTGACAGGGATAGAGATTTCTAGATTTTGGGTAGTGCAGTCACAGATCATATCTGAAAACTCAGTTTCCACAGGAGTTGCAGGTACAGTACTCGCTGGAGCCTGTGAGTTTGGATGTTGTGCAGAACTAAGCATGTGCATGAATTCCACATAAAATTGAGATGTAAATTAATCATATGCCACATCCAGCAGCCTTGAATGATACTAAATCTAAGGACTGTTCCCTATAAGAGGAAATTCATCAGATCCAGTGCTTAAGTTGTGGCCTGCAGCCTTGTATAAAATATGATATTGTCAGAGAGCTGCTTTATGATTGATCAAGCAAATCCAGAGAAGATTATCTCAGTCTGCAAGAAATTCACAGTCACATATGCCTGATATTTTGCTCCATCTACAAGGGTTTAGAGATCATCCTTTGGCTGTGATGATCTCAAAAGAATGGCGAACTGACTGGTCAATGGAATATGCCTGTGCACAGTGTGTACTGATAGATGAGGGTGTTCTTTGGTTTTCATAGTTTGGAAATTAATTATCTCTTACATCAGTACTATAATCTTCTCAGATATTCATTATTGAGGGATTTCCctttgataatattttttttgtttcttgtggTACTCTGTAGGAAATACCTACTTGAAACAGTTAGAATAACTCCAAATACTCTGGATAATTTCCATTATTCTGTGATCCTATAatatgataaaataaaaaaaaaaatcacaagtaCACTTTAACATGCCACAGATATCAAAGCTTTTAGAACCACAGCAGTTATTTCCAACTTTACTTTCTGTATTGTCATATTTCATGGTTAGTTTCAGTAAATTGCAAGCTAACATGattaattttgtattaattttgaTCCATGTTTTCTTGCTCAGTTTAGGAAGCAAACCcagcagcaaaaaaaagaaacctacAAAACATTAGGTTGGTTCATTATTTGCAAACCCATCCCTACTCAATTTGCACTTTAGAGCAACTCCTGTTAAAGATCTTTGGTCTTGCTCTTTGCCAAATTAGGAAACATGAATAGACTTGCTAAGATCATAGTAGTGAGTAGAACAGTTTGTGGGAGGAATGTAATTAGGGAGATGTCATGATACTGGATCCACTGAAGGCCATCAAGTGCTCCTCAATTAACATATTACTGTAGTCATCCCTTATGGGGATCTGGTCTATCATCTATAATTAGCTAATTAGCATAAGCTGTCataaagatttattttcttccatacCTGTACATGACGTGTTACATGCAGCTAGTTTTAATATACAACGTGAGTTATGAttcatttcccttttctccatctacagattttttttctgcttccttcaCACCTGGACATTTCTACATGCACAGGAATGAAGCATATTCAAAACAAAATAGTAGCAAAATATCATACACTAAAAATATATGCCCTATCGAATAAGTAATGGTAAGAAACATTTAGTTTGTGACAAATGGAGCTTGCTGTGGCTGAGATTTATTGCCAATTGTTGTGATAACTCATGTGATAACTAGTGTGGTGGTTGTACTTGAAAATGAGCCTGAGCACAAACTGGCATTTCACCTGAGAATATAGATCATGGCAGCCAGTTACTTCTGCAACTCCTGTTCTTTCTTCATTCTGTATCCCTTCACCTTTTGTGTCCTGAAGTGTGGAGGGCTGTGTAACAAATCTTTTTATAGTGAAGGGCCATGGAGTCTAAATGCTGGACTTTGGTTTCAGAGGACCTAAACCTTCAGCTAAAGTGGTCTAGTCCTTTCCTCTTGAAGAAGACGTTCTTAGTGGAAGAACTTCTCAAAAggcaaaaagagaaatttaCTCTCTTGAAGCTACAAAACAGTCTGTCATGGACACAAGGGCAGCACTCCCAGCACTGTATTCTGATTGTGTTTGGAGAAAGGAATTGTCAGGATCCCCATTGCAATGTTGATGAGATGGTTTCTCACCATCTGATGCAGTACTTGCAGACAAATTGTTGTCTTTACCCGGAGCTGGGGAGGATGGTTTGATTGTAGTAGTTAGAAGGTAGTTCTGTTGTCTGGTTACAGAAGCAAGGGAACTGTATTTTGAATTTGAAAAACTAGCAAAAGTTTCCTAGGGCAGGTTAGCCTTTGCATTATGCAAAGAATTCTGCCCCACATAAAATGAGAAATCTTGTCAGCAGAGCAGCCTCTGAGATTGGCATCacttggggaaaaagaaaggggagaaaaccCTAACAGAAGTTCCTTAGGGTATAAAGATCTTCTATCCATACACACAAGATGTTCCTTGGTGTTGCTATtaattatttacattaaaaaatgtgTTGATCACCCCAGGCTAAAAATGCACATTATAACTTTGCCCACTAAAGTTTTAATTACAGTTTCCTGCTATATATTGCTCTAAAGCTGCCCCTCAGTTAGCAGCAGCCATTTACCTCTCCCGGTGTCCCTGCTCTGACACACAGGTTAGTGTTTTCATCTTATTCCTGAGCCCACATGGATCAGAGGGGTACAGTTATACTGTAGTACAGTTACAAGCAAGgttattgctttttttctccacaaaaaCAACAGTGCTTTGCTAGTAGAGGAACTCTGACTTGCTGTGAGCTCTTGAAATAACACTGCAGTTTTAGGAATATGTGTTCATTTAATTGAGTCCCAGCAGCCAAAACTTGTGTGAGAGAAGGGAATCCTGCATGCCAAGGAAGGTCAGGAGATAAGATTTCCTGGAGTGGGAACTATGGGGTGCAGAATGTGCATCAAGAATTTCTGCAGGACCCTCCTGCCAAAGTCAGAAGGGCCATGGGGAGATCTCCTCTGTGTGCATAAGTACCTAAAGGCAGGGTGCAAAGAGGACACAGCCAGGCTCTTCTTGGTGGTGCCCAGTGACTGGAAATCCCCCAACATACTCACTTTGTGGCCAGTGTTAATTTCAAAGTGCTTCTTGTCTTCTTCTATCTATGGTTTCCTACCATCCTGCTGGTTTTGATTCAGAACTCCCAGACCAGCAGCACTCAAGGATTTCATGGCCAGCCACCAATTTTGTCAGGTCCCTTCTTCTTGTAAAATTTTCCTAAGAAACTAAGTATTTGGAGGCTTGTAGGATTTTTAATAGCatatttaatgttattttgGTTTGCCCTCCAGGTTTTTTGAGTCTACTTAAGATGTGCTTTCAGACTTTAAAACAGAAGAACTagaaatttcttttcaaagagaaaaatggaatGTCCAGGACATTATTTAGTATCAGAGGAATCTTTGTAATCTTGTTACCTCCtcgaggaaaaaaaaaaaaacaacatgtTTTTGTTTCCCAGAGTTTCTgcaatcagaagaaaaaaattagttgccatggtttaaccccagccagtcACTAGGTACCACACAGGCActcactcactcccccaccagAGTTGGGGGCAAGAgaattggaagggtaaaagtgagaaacTTGTGGGCTGAGATAAAACCAGATTAATAGGTAAAGCTAAAGTCATGcaagcaagcaaagcaaaacaaggaattaattcacagCTTTGCAAGGGCAGACGGGAGTTCAGCCATCTCCTGGAGAGAAGGGCCCCATTGCACATACCAGTGACgtgggaagacaaacaccagcactCCAAacatctccttttcctcctttttcccccacTATATACTGATCATGATGCCATAcggtctggaatatccctttggagaattggggtcacctgtcccagctgtgtttcTTCCCAACCTTCcacacacccccagcccctcatCAGCGTGGCtgtaggaaaagcagaaaagaaaaggctCTGTGTAAGAACTGCTcagcaataataaaaaacatttctgtattATCAGCCCTGTGTTCAGCATAAATCCAAAATTTAGCCCCATACCAGcaactgtgaagaaaattaactccaccCCAGCCAAAGCAGCCCAATTTCCTCTACCATGGCCTGCAGCTGTCTGTCCTGAATTGAGTCTCTAGCCCAGCACAATGCTGTGGTAAGCCCCAGCACACATCAGTCCTTTGCAAGTCAAGGAGAGATTTCCTTCTTATTCTCTAGCTGAATTGtggaagaggagggggagaaCAGGCTGGAGAGAGTCTGCCTTCTAGAGGCCTAAGAAGGCTTGA carries:
- the SMPX gene encoding small muscular protein → MSKQPASHVKAIQANINIPMGAFRPGAGHPHKRKELTPEEVEENASASTEEEKEKKLLPGAKKLPGPAVNLSEIQNIKSELKYVPKAEQ